Proteins encoded in a region of the Sphingopyxis sp. OAS728 genome:
- a CDS encoding isochorismatase family protein — MYSSKSKSSVLPSGGGATLIDPSDALILLLDHQSGLFQTVKDIPVSDLRRNVEMIARLATLLEIPVITTASEPAGTNGPLMPEIHDYAPHAVYVPRKGEVNAWDNDDFVAEVRSTGRKTLIMAGVWTSVCVMFPALDARAAGYDVYAVLDASGDPSEMASRISLARFVQGGVKPTSTNALLSELHRTWARPEAAELGKLYGLVAPNYAAVAESYARAQQAARETS; from the coding sequence ATGTACAGCAGCAAATCCAAATCGAGCGTGCTTCCCTCCGGCGGCGGCGCGACGCTGATCGACCCGTCCGACGCGCTGATCCTGCTTCTCGATCACCAGTCGGGCCTGTTCCAGACGGTCAAGGATATCCCGGTCTCTGACCTTCGCCGCAATGTCGAGATGATCGCCAGGCTCGCGACGCTCCTTGAAATTCCGGTTATCACGACCGCGTCGGAGCCCGCCGGCACCAACGGTCCGCTGATGCCCGAAATCCACGACTATGCGCCACACGCCGTCTATGTGCCGCGCAAGGGCGAGGTGAACGCATGGGACAATGACGATTTCGTCGCCGAGGTCCGCTCCACGGGGCGCAAGACGCTGATCATGGCGGGCGTGTGGACGAGCGTCTGCGTGATGTTCCCCGCCCTCGACGCCCGCGCGGCGGGCTACGACGTCTACGCCGTGCTCGACGCGTCGGGCGACCCGAGCGAGATGGCATCGCGCATCTCGCTCGCGCGTTTTGTCCAGGGTGGCGTCAAGCCGACCTCGACCAATGCCCTGCTGTCCGAACTCCACCGGACTTGGGCGCGGCCCGAAGCGGCCGAACTCGGCAAGCTCTACGGCCTCGTCGCGCCCAACTATGCGGCGGTGGCCGAAAGCTATGCTCGGGCCCAGCAGGCCGCGCGCGAGACAAGCTGA